Genomic segment of Parageobacillus genomosp. 1:
TCGCGCCGGGGCAATCACATGATTGCATTTGCGACAGCACCAAGTTTCATCTTCAAGATCAATTTCCAAATATTCAGTCATTTGTACCTTCATTTATCCTTCCCCCTCACATCCCGCATGAAAATGTCTTTGTTTTCTGTGACCTTAAATGTCCATCCATCCAGCACACGGCAAGTGAAGAGCTGGTCTTCAATCAGCGCTGGACCCGAACCGGTCGAGCCTGGTGCCATCTCTTCAAAACGGTAAACTGGAACATCAATCCACTCTTTGGAAGGATGCAGGATCCGCTGCTGACGAACGGGTACCGGAGTGATTGGCTCCAAGTTTGCGGCAGTTTCAAAATTGTAGTGGGCAATTGGTTTGACCACCTTCAAATTGACTTGTACATCTTCGGTCCCTTCTAGTCCTTCTAGAAACTCTGCCGCATCCTTAAGTTGGATGACCTCGAGTTTTCCATCGCGGACTACGCTCAAGTAAGTTTCCACCTGACACTCGGAAAGCGTGAACCCTTCTGCAAACATATCACGTTCCGCCCGGATCTTCAGTTGATCAATTTTTTCCTTGATCTCTTCCTGATTCCATTCCGTCAGGCTGGCCTGATATTCATGGGCAATATCACTGAAGCTGATTCCAAACGCACTGAAGACGGCTGCCAGGCGCGGGATAATCACCTGTTCAATTCCGGCTGCCCGGGCGGCTCCGCACGCACTCATTGGACCGGCTCCACCAAAGGCAAGCAATGTGGCTTTGTCCACCTTATCCTGATATACTGCAAGACCTTGGGCAATTTTTTGCTCGTACGCTTTTTCCATGATGAGCAGAGCCTCATCGAGGTTGACCCCTAGCGGCGCGGCTACTTTTTCCTCAATGGCGGCCCGGGCGCGGGATTCGTCTAGCGTCATTCTTCCCCCGAAATAGGAGCGGGAATCTAAAATCCCCATCAAGAGATAGGCGTCAGTAATTGTCGGCTGCTGGCCTCCGCGCCCGAAGCAGGCGGGACCAGGGACGGCTCCCACACTCTCTGGACCAACGATCACCTTTCCGTTTTCCACACGGAAAATCGAGCTCCCTCCTGCGCCGACACTGATCAGATCGCTCAAGCGGAAGGAGGTCGTAATGCCTTCGACTTCGCCGTAAACATTCTCCAAAATCTGTTCCTCTTTCACAAGACCGATGTCTGAAGTGGTTCCTCCGATATCCAGCGTCAATAATGCAGGGATTTTATAATGTTTTGCGAGTGCTTTAGCTCCTTCCATTCCCCCACGCGGACCCGAGCCGTACGTTTTGATCGCATAGGTCTTGGCCACCCGGGCGGAGTTTCCGTCATTGTGGAAAATGAGCATTGGATTTTTTGCGCGATATTCCCGCAGAACATTTTCTGCGTTGTAGAGGAATCGTTCCATTCCTGGATGCAGGAAGGAATTGATCAGAGCTCCCCATGTCCGCTTAACATCATCTTGGTCTTCCACTAGTTCATGGGAAAACAGGACTGGAACCGCTCCTAACAAATGGCGCGGGTACTTGCGCAGAATGATATTGCGAATTTTCTTTTCGTCTTCCACCATTGTAGACCCGCCCAGACTGACTACCAGCCGGTTGGCGCCCTGTGACAGCAATCGGTTGACGGCTTCTACAACTCTCGTTTCCAGTTTGCTTTGCTCTTCGTTGACGTTGATTCCCACCACCCGATCATCCACCATGGCCGCAAACATCTCTCTCTCTTCCTGACCCTCGATGAGAAAGGCCGGGTCCACCCCTTCGCGCAAAATCAAGCCAAGACGTGGGCCTTTTTTCTGGACGATAGCATTCGTGCCCGCCGTAGTGGAATAGCGGATATAGTCTGTCTCTGCTAAAAGCTTTTGCAAGTTTTCCTGGCCATACAGCTCCTTTGAACCTGCTTTCAAAACTTCAATGAAACATTTGGTCAAATCATAAGGTGTTGTCAATGTCTTGGCGCGGACTACTTGCTCTCTGGCGACGAGGCAAACGTCCGTGAAAGTTCCGCCGTTGTCGATGTTGATTAATAGTCCCACATTGGATTCTCCTTTCCTTTCCTTTCCTGTTTTTTGTGTATAATAGCCTACTAATTGTTGCTAACGCTTGATCCCCTCCTTTTTCTCATTTCTGCTTTTTTATATTGCAAGAAGTGTGCCAACTTAGAATGATGATTAAATTGTCTGAAAATAACAAAAAAAGAGGCATTTCTGCCCCTTTTTGTCTTTTCATCGTCCTTTTTGTTACTTTTGTGACAAATGTGACACATGTAACAAATATCAATTTGTGACAATAAAAATCTCCGATGAACCCTATTCCAAACCAAATTCTTTCAGTTTGCGGTAAATCGTCATCCGGGACACGTTCAGCAGCCGGGCTGCTTCCGATACACATCCATTTGTTTTTTTCAGGACTTCAATCAAAATTTCCCGGGTCAGCTTCTTCTTTCGCCCTGTCCATTTGTTGGAATTGGTAGTCTTTTTTAAATCTGTTGATGGTTTTTCCATTCCCGCCAGCAGTTCCTGTGGAAGATCATTGATCGTGATGACCTCGCCATCGGAATGAAAAATGGCTTGTTCTACTACATTTTTCAACTGCCTGATATTCCCCGGCCACTGGTAAGAATGGAAAATCCTCCATACCTCATCCTCGATTTGCGGACAAATCTTCCCTTCACAGGCATCACGAAGAAAAGATTCAACCAACAAAGAAATGTCGCCGCGACGCTCTCTTAATGGAGGAACCGATAAGGAAATGACATTCAACCTATGATAAAGATCCT
This window contains:
- a CDS encoding hydantoinase/oxoprolinase family protein, translating into MGLLINIDNGGTFTDVCLVAREQVVRAKTLTTPYDLTKCFIEVLKAGSKELYGQENLQKLLAETDYIRYSTTAGTNAIVQKKGPRLGLILREGVDPAFLIEGQEEREMFAAMVDDRVVGINVNEEQSKLETRVVEAVNRLLSQGANRLVVSLGGSTMVEDEKKIRNIILRKYPRHLLGAVPVLFSHELVEDQDDVKRTWGALINSFLHPGMERFLYNAENVLREYRAKNPMLIFHNDGNSARVAKTYAIKTYGSGPRGGMEGAKALAKHYKIPALLTLDIGGTTSDIGLVKEEQILENVYGEVEGITTSFRLSDLISVGAGGSSIFRVENGKVIVGPESVGAVPGPACFGRGGQQPTITDAYLLMGILDSRSYFGGRMTLDESRARAAIEEKVAAPLGVNLDEALLIMEKAYEQKIAQGLAVYQDKVDKATLLAFGGAGPMSACGAARAAGIEQVIIPRLAAVFSAFGISFSDIAHEYQASLTEWNQEEIKEKIDQLKIRAERDMFAEGFTLSECQVETYLSVVRDGKLEVIQLKDAAEFLEGLEGTEDVQVNLKVVKPIAHYNFETAANLEPITPVPVRQQRILHPSKEWIDVPVYRFEEMAPGSTGSGPALIEDQLFTCRVLDGWTFKVTENKDIFMRDVRGKDK